One window of Inquilinus sp. KBS0705 genomic DNA carries:
- a CDS encoding peptidylprolyl isomerase: MRKIGLSILNILLVFTIAKAQTRTLDKIAAVVGNSIVLQSDIELQYAQYLVSGQQPNPSVKCLILQRQLTQKLLAQQAVIDSVQVKDEDVDSEVDRRMRSFIQRAGGQERLEQFLGRSVIQYKDELRPDIKESLIAQRMQAKITEKVNTTPQDVKKYFESISKDSLPSYNKEIEVGEIVFSPKLNREEKEYYKQKAEDLRTRVKKGEEFATLARVYSQDTQSALEGGDLGFADRTTYVKEFAANAFKLKAGEISPVFETEYGFHFLQVIERRGEQVHVRHILIIPATTQASLDRAKVTADSVYNAMMTIKKFDFSSAAAFYSDDKDTKFNGGMLLNAENVQTRSTYIPTDKLDPQIALITDTMKVGTISKPQLFTDAQTGKKSYKILFLKSVTDAHKANLDQDFAKLKEDANAEKLNRTIATWFDKRRKETFIKIDPEFQVCPSVQGWDNTPVTAQAKP, encoded by the coding sequence ATGAGAAAAATCGGACTGTCCATTTTAAATATCCTTTTAGTTTTTACCATAGCTAAGGCACAAACACGCACACTTGATAAAATAGCAGCTGTTGTTGGTAACAGTATAGTTTTACAATCAGACATCGAATTACAATACGCGCAATACCTGGTAAGCGGCCAGCAGCCAAACCCAAGCGTAAAATGCCTGATACTACAAAGGCAGCTTACACAAAAATTACTTGCTCAACAAGCCGTAATTGATAGCGTGCAGGTAAAAGACGAAGATGTGGATAGCGAAGTTGACCGAAGGATGCGCTCGTTTATACAACGCGCAGGCGGGCAGGAAAGACTGGAGCAGTTTTTAGGCCGCTCGGTTATCCAATACAAAGATGAGTTGCGCCCCGATATTAAAGAAAGCCTTATTGCCCAGCGTATGCAGGCAAAAATTACCGAAAAGGTAAATACCACCCCGCAGGATGTTAAAAAATACTTCGAATCTATAAGCAAGGATAGCCTTCCGTCATACAATAAAGAGATAGAAGTGGGCGAGATCGTGTTTTCGCCAAAGCTTAACCGCGAAGAAAAAGAATACTACAAGCAAAAGGCCGAAGACCTGCGCACAAGGGTAAAAAAGGGCGAAGAGTTTGCTACCCTGGCCAGGGTTTATTCGCAAGATACGCAATCGGCACTTGAAGGTGGCGACCTGGGTTTTGCCGACCGTACAACTTACGTAAAGGAATTTGCAGCTAACGCGTTTAAATTAAAAGCAGGCGAAATATCGCCGGTTTTTGAAACAGAATATGGCTTTCACTTTTTACAGGTGATAGAGCGCCGCGGCGAGCAGGTGCATGTACGCCATATACTAATTATACCGGCTACTACACAAGCCAGTTTAGACAGGGCAAAAGTAACTGCCGATAGCGTTTATAATGCTATGATGACCATTAAGAAGTTCGATTTTTCGAGCGCGGCGGCATTTTATTCGGATGATAAAGACACCAAGTTTAACGGTGGTATGCTGTTAAATGCGGAGAATGTGCAAACCCGTTCAACCTACATCCCTACCGATAAGCTTGACCCGCAAATAGCGCTGATAACCGATACCATGAAAGTGGGAACCATATCAAAACCACAGCTTTTCACTGATGCGCAAACAGGTAAAAAAAGCTATAAGATATTGTTCTTAAAATCTGTTACAGATGCGCACAAGGCTAATCTTGATCAGGATTTTGCCAAGTTGAAAGAAGATGCTAACGCCGAAAAGCTCAACCGCACTATAGCTACCTGGTTTGATAAACGCAGGAAAGAAACTTTTATAAAAATTGATCCGGAGTTCCAGGTATGTCCATCGGTACAAGGATGGGATAACACACCGGTTACCGCACAAGCAAAACCATAA
- a CDS encoding non-canonical purine NTP diphosphatase, which yields MKQLVFATNNQHKLQEVLAKITGDIKLLSLDNINCHDDIAETGLTFNENASLKSHYIYQKYQLNCFGDDSGLEIDALNNEPGIYSARYAGKHGNHEANMDKVLAQLNGVTNRKARFRTVISLIWDGEEHFFDGVVKGTIRTERCGTAGFGYDPIFEPEGYNITFAEMSLEEKNKISHRGRAVEQLIDFLNTQ from the coding sequence ATGAAGCAGTTAGTATTTGCTACCAATAACCAACACAAACTGCAAGAGGTACTGGCCAAAATAACCGGCGATATTAAACTGCTTAGCCTTGATAATATAAACTGCCATGATGATATTGCCGAAACCGGATTGACCTTTAACGAGAATGCATCCTTAAAAAGCCATTACATCTACCAAAAATATCAGCTTAATTGTTTTGGCGATGATAGCGGCCTGGAGATTGATGCGCTGAATAACGAGCCGGGTATTTATTCGGCAAGGTATGCGGGTAAGCATGGCAACCATGAGGCTAATATGGATAAAGTACTTGCGCAGTTAAATGGCGTTACTAACCGTAAGGCCCGTTTCCGTACGGTGATATCGTTAATATGGGACGGCGAGGAACATTTTTTTGATGGCGTAGTAAAGGGCACCATCCGTACCGAACGATGCGGAACAGCAGGGTTTGGCTATGACCCTATATTTGAGCCCGAGGGCTATAACATTACCTTTGCCGAAATGAGCCTGGAAGAGAAAAATAAGATAAGCCACCGCGGCAGGGCTGTAGAGCAGTTGATCGATTTTCTAAACACCCAATAG
- the tilS gene encoding tRNA lysidine(34) synthetase TilS, with translation MLPVKSFTDFVEQNNLFTPADKILAAVSGGMDSVLMAHLLKAAGYEFGIAHCNFMLRGDEALADQEFTRKLALQLGVSFHTIDFDTSQYAADNKISIQMAARYLRYQWFGQISQHLGYQVISLAHHQNDTIETILLNLTRGTGIAGLHGILPKNGNLVRPLMFLTRDEIKAIIEQENLAFVEDASNSSTKYARNKIRHQVIPVLKELNPSLESTIESNLQHFRELEQLLNDRVAVLKDDMLVPHKKDVHISIAAIAQLSPKRLLLSELLQPYGFIATVVDDLISALQKHPGRVFESPAFTLIVDRTELIITPKTNDKEDSVVIEANAHSIDYKHYKLTLLHDDSALVIKDNPMAVSVNTDKLIYPLTLRNWQQGDQFYPLGMKTRQKLSDFFTHQKVPLHKKSDVPILVNGNNDIIWIGGYRPDERYKVDSKTKKVTIFELYNYER, from the coding sequence ATGCTTCCTGTTAAAAGTTTCACTGATTTTGTTGAGCAAAATAACCTTTTTACACCTGCCGATAAAATACTGGCAGCTGTAAGCGGGGGCATGGATTCCGTCCTGATGGCGCATTTACTAAAAGCCGCAGGCTATGAATTTGGCATTGCCCATTGTAACTTTATGCTGCGGGGCGATGAAGCCTTAGCCGACCAGGAGTTTACCCGTAAACTGGCGCTGCAGTTAGGCGTAAGCTTCCATACCATTGATTTTGATACCAGCCAATATGCTGCCGATAATAAAATATCCATTCAAATGGCGGCACGCTACTTGCGTTATCAATGGTTCGGTCAAATCAGTCAGCATTTAGGATACCAGGTTATTTCCCTTGCTCATCATCAGAACGATACGATCGAAACAATATTGTTAAACCTTACACGCGGTACAGGCATAGCCGGCCTGCATGGTATTTTGCCAAAAAATGGCAACCTGGTTAGGCCACTGATGTTTTTAACCCGCGATGAGATAAAGGCGATTATTGAACAGGAAAATTTGGCCTTTGTGGAGGATGCGTCCAACTCGTCGACCAAATATGCCCGTAATAAAATTCGGCACCAGGTTATACCTGTACTAAAAGAATTAAACCCATCGCTTGAAAGCACTATTGAAAGCAACCTGCAGCATTTTAGGGAGTTGGAGCAATTGCTGAACGACAGGGTAGCCGTTTTAAAGGATGACATGCTGGTACCACACAAAAAAGATGTGCATATATCCATAGCCGCTATAGCGCAATTATCGCCAAAGCGGTTGTTACTGTCGGAGTTATTGCAACCGTATGGTTTTATAGCCACCGTGGTTGATGACCTTATATCAGCCTTACAAAAGCACCCGGGCCGGGTATTTGAAAGCCCCGCGTTTACTTTGATTGTTGACAGAACCGAACTGATTATTACCCCGAAGACTAATGATAAGGAAGACAGTGTGGTAATTGAGGCAAATGCCCATAGTATAGATTACAAGCACTACAAGTTAACCTTACTGCATGATGATAGCGCGCTGGTGATAAAAGATAACCCAATGGCGGTATCAGTTAATACAGATAAGCTTATTTACCCATTAACGCTGCGCAACTGGCAGCAAGGCGACCAGTTTTATCCGCTTGGGATGAAAACACGCCAAAAGCTGAGCGATTTTTTTACCCATCAAAAGGTGCCGCTGCACAAAAAGAGTGATGTACCTATTTTGGTAAATGGTAATAACGATATTATTTGGATAGGCGGCTACCGGCCCGATGAAAGGTACAAAGTGGACAGTAAAACTAAAAAAGTTACTATATTCGAATTATATAATTATGAGCGATAA
- a CDS encoding gliding motility protein RemB: MKKLFTSILILLVTAIAARAQVVYQPYSYQFYQKLDADVYSTKTRFHSSLKPFFADDSLLHFHYDSLMNYGSNSSNNGLIYRKLFNEHLIDIKKPTSTFYADLLPDFNIGRDFSTKKTTYLNSIGLQLGGTAGSKFYYNVSGYLNRGSVPNYLATYIRQVGIVPGQAYAGVFNNNKNDFDWRYVTAIASYTPVKYLNITAGRDKTFIGDGYRSLLLSDYASPYPFFKLTATLGNVRYMAMWANFADPALTSDLLINRRKWGVFHYLDWSVNNRLSIGFFDSIIWANTDNAGHTHGFDFSYINPVIFLRPVEAANGSPDNALIGLNTKYKITDGVTAYGQFALDEFTASKFFSTPGYVNNKFAYQIGFRGANLFGVKGLNYLAETNNARPYMYSERASILNYSANSEPLAHPWGANFREAAGLLSYSYKRFDLSGELDYGKYGLDVNDLNYGKDIFLSYREPVTQNDNHIGQGLSTSMVYLQGKVAYLLNPKYNLRLELGGIYRDEKNIQFHQKTSVITFGIRSSFRNLYTDLASYQTH; encoded by the coding sequence ATGAAGAAACTTTTCACCAGCATTTTAATATTACTGGTTACTGCAATAGCGGCTCGTGCGCAAGTTGTGTATCAACCTTATTCGTACCAGTTTTACCAAAAATTGGATGCTGATGTTTATTCAACAAAAACCCGCTTTCATAGTTCGTTAAAGCCATTTTTTGCCGACGATTCGCTGTTGCATTTTCATTACGATTCGTTGATGAATTATGGCAGTAATAGCAGCAACAACGGGTTGATATATCGTAAGCTTTTTAACGAGCATTTGATCGATATAAAAAAGCCAACTTCAACTTTTTATGCCGACCTGCTACCTGACTTTAACATAGGCCGCGACTTTTCAACAAAGAAAACCACTTACCTTAACTCCATAGGTCTGCAATTAGGCGGCACCGCCGGCAGCAAGTTTTACTACAATGTAAGCGGCTACTTAAACCGTGGCTCGGTGCCTAATTATTTGGCCACCTACATAAGGCAGGTTGGTATTGTGCCGGGGCAGGCCTACGCTGGTGTATTTAACAATAATAAAAACGATTTCGATTGGCGCTATGTAACGGCTATAGCGTCGTACACGCCTGTAAAGTATTTGAACATTACTGCCGGCCGCGATAAAACCTTTATTGGGGATGGCTACCGTTCGTTACTGTTAAGCGATTATGCCTCGCCGTACCCATTTTTTAAGTTGACAGCAACATTGGGTAATGTAAGATACATGGCCATGTGGGCCAACTTTGCCGACCCTGCCCTAACCAGCGATCTGCTAATCAATCGCCGTAAATGGGGTGTCTTTCATTACCTGGACTGGAGCGTGAACAACCGCCTGTCTATTGGTTTCTTCGACTCGATCATATGGGCTAATACCGATAATGCAGGCCACACCCATGGCTTTGATTTTAGCTACATTAACCCGGTTATATTTTTAAGACCCGTTGAGGCAGCAAACGGTTCGCCGGATAACGCGCTTATTGGCCTAAACACCAAGTATAAAATCACCGATGGCGTAACAGCCTACGGGCAGTTTGCATTAGATGAATTTACCGCAAGTAAATTTTTCTCGACCCCCGGTTATGTAAATAATAAATTTGCTTACCAAATTGGTTTTAGGGGTGCCAACCTGTTCGGCGTAAAAGGCCTTAACTACCTTGCCGAAACCAATAACGCCCGCCCGTACATGTACTCGGAGCGCGCCTCAATATTAAACTACTCGGCTAATAGCGAACCTTTGGCACACCCCTGGGGCGCCAACTTTAGGGAAGCAGCGGGCCTGCTAAGCTACTCGTATAAACGCTTTGATCTTTCGGGTGAGTTGGATTATGGTAAATATGGTTTAGATGTAAACGACCTGAATTATGGTAAGGATATCTTCTTGTCGTACCGCGAGCCGGTAACCCAAAACGATAACCATATAGGCCAGGGTTTAAGCACCAGCATGGTTTATTTGCAAGGCAAGGTGGCATATTTGTTAAACCCCAAGTATAACCTTCGGCTTGAGCTTGGCGGCATCTACCGCGACGAAAAGAACATCCAGTTTCATCAGAAAACCAGCGTGATCACCTTTGGTATACGCAGTTCGTTCCGTAACCTGTATACCGATCTGGCCAGCTATCAAACACACTAA
- the gmd gene encoding GDP-mannose 4,6-dehydratase: MKVALITGITGQDGAYLAEFLLKKGYEVHGVKRRSSSFNTDRIDHLYHDPHETGVKFKLHYGDLSDSTNLIRLIQEIQPDEIYNLGAQSHVKVSFDTPEYTANADGIGVLRVLEAVRLLGLAHKTRIYQASTSELYGLVQAVPQSEETPFYPRSPYAVAKLYGYWIIVNYREAYGMYACNGILFNHESPIRGETFVTRKITRAVAKIGLGLQDCIYIGNLSAQRDWGHAKDYIVAMWLMLQQDVPEDYVIATGVTTTVREFIKMAFAELGIEVEFSGKDENEKGVIIDIDQQKADQLGLNTDSLKFGQTVVKVDPKYFRPTEVDLLIGDPSKAKKKLGWEPKYDLQMLVTDMVQSDLHLAKKDEHLKKGGYTTPNYFE; encoded by the coding sequence ATGAAAGTAGCTTTAATAACAGGAATTACCGGCCAGGATGGCGCATATTTAGCTGAGTTTTTACTAAAAAAGGGTTACGAGGTACATGGCGTTAAACGCCGGTCGTCCTCTTTTAATACCGATAGGATAGACCATCTTTATCATGATCCGCATGAAACCGGTGTTAAGTTCAAGCTGCATTACGGCGATCTTTCAGATTCAACAAATCTTATTCGTCTTATTCAGGAAATTCAGCCTGATGAGATATATAATTTAGGCGCGCAAAGCCACGTTAAAGTTAGCTTTGATACACCCGAATATACCGCCAATGCCGACGGTATAGGTGTATTGCGTGTGTTAGAAGCAGTACGTTTATTAGGCCTTGCCCACAAAACCCGTATTTACCAGGCATCAACATCAGAGTTATACGGCTTGGTACAGGCAGTACCGCAAAGTGAAGAAACACCTTTTTACCCGCGTTCGCCTTATGCAGTAGCTAAGTTATATGGCTATTGGATAATAGTTAATTATCGCGAAGCATACGGCATGTATGCCTGCAATGGTATATTATTTAACCACGAGAGCCCTATACGTGGCGAAACTTTTGTTACCCGTAAAATAACCCGTGCTGTAGCTAAAATTGGCTTGGGCTTACAGGATTGCATATACATAGGTAACCTATCGGCACAGCGCGACTGGGGCCACGCTAAAGATTATATTGTTGCTATGTGGCTAATGCTTCAGCAGGATGTACCCGAAGATTATGTAATTGCTACAGGCGTAACTACCACCGTAAGGGAATTTATTAAAATGGCCTTTGCCGAATTAGGTATCGAGGTTGAGTTTAGTGGCAAGGACGAGAATGAAAAGGGCGTGATAATTGACATTGACCAGCAAAAAGCCGATCAATTAGGCCTAAATACCGACTCGTTAAAATTTGGGCAAACGGTAGTTAAGGTAGATCCTAAATATTTTAGGCCTACCGAGGTTGACCTGTTAATAGGCGACCCATCAAAAGCTAAGAAAAAATTGGGTTGGGAACCAAAATACGACCTGCAAATGCTGGTTACAGATATGGTACAATCAGACTTGCACCTGGCCAAGAAAGATGAGCACTTAAAAAAAGGTGGATATACCACCCCTAACTATTTTGAATAA
- a CDS encoding DUF3109 family protein, which translates to MIEVGNVLLHEDVVKENFVCNLNKCKGACCLEGDSGAPLNYDELEILDEIYPKVKPYMTAKGIATIEEVGTYVTDFEGDYTTPCVDVNKECAYVIWENGITKCAIEKAYEQGAISWQKPISCHLYPIRITPYPEFDVLNYDRWSICSPACTFGDELKVRVHEFLKGPLIRKYGEEWYRELEDTVAGI; encoded by the coding sequence ATGATCGAAGTAGGGAATGTGTTGCTGCATGAAGATGTGGTAAAAGAAAACTTTGTATGTAATTTAAACAAATGCAAAGGCGCCTGCTGTTTAGAGGGCGACTCGGGCGCACCGTTAAATTATGATGAGCTGGAAATATTAGACGAGATATATCCCAAGGTAAAACCCTATATGACGGCCAAAGGCATAGCCACTATTGAAGAGGTAGGCACTTATGTTACCGATTTTGAAGGCGATTACACCACACCCTGTGTAGACGTGAATAAAGAGTGTGCTTATGTAATATGGGAAAATGGCATTACTAAATGTGCTATTGAAAAAGCTTACGAGCAAGGCGCCATAAGCTGGCAAAAACCTATATCGTGCCATTTATACCCCATACGTATTACCCCTTACCCGGAATTTGATGTTTTAAACTACGACCGCTGGAGCATTTGCAGCCCGGCATGTACTTTTGGCGACGAACTTAAAGTGCGTGTGCATGAATTTTTAAAAGGTCCGCTTATTCGTAAATATGGCGAAGAATGGTACCGCGAGCTGGAAGATACCGTTGCCGGCATTTAA
- a CDS encoding DUF3108 domain-containing protein, protein MKKYYIALIMLTGFAKAFSQEVTKTNKVAFQAGEQITYKLRYGIFTAAEAVIKVENTPKRFEDKPALHIAADAKTAGTFNFLFKVRNQYETFINPQTLLPYYYSENRQEAKYRHSDKVTFDHENNVITADKGKFPFKGNVFDFLSAYYFARNIDVSQLKIGQKLDMRYFLEDGIHSLTITYLGKEQVKCSLGTFNCLKFNPTIIPGRIFRKNSMLYLWITDDKNRIPVKAHVELIVGSLVMDLSQASGLKYPLNPVKK, encoded by the coding sequence ATGAAGAAATATTATATAGCCCTTATAATGCTTACAGGCTTTGCCAAAGCATTTAGCCAGGAGGTTACCAAAACAAACAAAGTTGCTTTTCAGGCGGGCGAGCAAATAACCTATAAGTTACGATACGGCATATTTACCGCTGCTGAGGCGGTAATTAAGGTAGAAAATACCCCGAAAAGGTTTGAAGACAAACCTGCATTGCACATAGCAGCCGATGCTAAAACTGCCGGCACCTTTAATTTTTTATTTAAGGTGCGCAACCAGTACGAAACATTTATCAATCCGCAAACGCTGCTGCCCTATTACTATTCGGAGAACCGCCAGGAAGCTAAGTACCGCCATAGCGACAAAGTTACCTTTGACCACGAGAACAATGTAATAACGGCTGACAAAGGTAAATTCCCGTTTAAAGGGAATGTTTTTGATTTCTTGTCGGCTTATTATTTTGCCCGTAATATTGATGTATCGCAGTTAAAAATAGGCCAAAAGCTGGATATGCGTTACTTTTTAGAGGATGGCATACACTCGCTGACTATTACCTATTTAGGTAAAGAGCAGGTAAAATGTAGCCTTGGCACGTTTAACTGTTTAAAATTTAATCCAACAATTATCCCCGGGCGCATATTCAGAAAAAACAGTATGCTATATTTGTGGATAACTGACGATAAGAACCGCATACCGGTAAAGGCACATGTAGAATTGATTGTGGGCAGCCTGGTAATGGACCTATCGCAGGCAAGCGGGCTAAAATATCCGCTAAACCCTGTTAAAAAGTAA
- a CDS encoding DUF2480 family protein — protein sequence MEIQENIINKVAQSGLVTLDPAQFYPQGERVVYDIKDNLFHGLMLREKDFREFVKEHDWSQYQGKNVAVTCTADAIVPAWAYMLLANRLAPYASQVVFGDADVLETVLFVKEIARLDVEQYRDQRVVLKGCGDIPVPVSAYVELTKKLTPVAKSLMFGEPCSTVPIYKRKD from the coding sequence ATGGAAATACAAGAAAACATTATCAATAAGGTTGCGCAAAGCGGGTTGGTTACTTTAGACCCTGCCCAATTTTACCCGCAAGGCGAGCGCGTGGTTTATGATATAAAAGATAATTTGTTTCATGGCCTGATGCTGCGTGAAAAGGATTTTAGGGAGTTTGTAAAAGAACACGACTGGAGCCAGTACCAGGGCAAAAATGTTGCCGTAACCTGTACCGCCGATGCTATAGTGCCTGCATGGGCCTACATGCTGCTGGCCAACCGTTTGGCACCCTATGCCAGCCAGGTTGTTTTTGGCGATGCTGATGTATTAGAAACCGTTTTGTTTGTAAAAGAAATAGCCAGGCTTGATGTAGAGCAATACCGCGACCAGCGAGTAGTGTTAAAAGGCTGCGGTGATATACCCGTTCCGGTATCGGCTTATGTAGAGTTAACAAAGAAGCTTACACCCGTTGCAAAAAGCCTGATGTTTGGCGAACCATGCTCTACAGTACCTATCTATAAACGTAAAGATTAA
- a CDS encoding peptidylprolyl isomerase, whose amino-acid sequence MGIMSYLRERMGKILAGVIGLALVAFIAGEVIKSGSSFFKGNVNDIGEVNGQAIAYRDFSQRLEQSTQQFKQQSGQSLTPQINNYLQETTWNTLLTQLLLNKEVDRVGIVVGEAESQAMISGNNPDPQIQRQFVDQQTGQFDKNKLNQFLQYLQTPKADPAQLAAWTDFVKQLIEAKKQQKYMALVSNGLYVNSLDAQDDYLAKNKLASFKYTTLDYASIPDSKIKLTDDDYSEYYNDHKPEFKNTQELRSFEYISFNAAPSKEDSLSVKAQVDKLLADFKATPNDSLFVQINSETKAPLVYQHKGQLDPKLDSVMFGADKGFVYGPYLAGGSYKIAKLIDARVGPDSVRARHILINPATEGGVDKAVAKADSLKKLIQGGASFADLARKFSIDGSAQKGGELPTFGRGAMIPAFEDAVFNGKKGDVKVITTQYGVHLIEIEDQKGSSKVVKVAVVDKPLAPSSKTQSAIYSKAQSFLGSLSADNFDAKAKSAGLPVKTADDVNGTAASLPGLDNARDIVKWAFKAEKGDFSDQVFAAGDQYVVAHLTQIKPEGILPLDVIKKQLEPMVKIRVKAKQLSARLQSALNGASSIDQVAQKAGSTVVPLQNIVFANPVIPGAAAEYKVVGTVFGSQPNKLSKPIEGQNGVFVTVLEGFTNPAQLTNAVREKQQMGQAILQRSQNEVLDALKDKANVKDNRAKFL is encoded by the coding sequence ATGGGTATCATGAGTTATTTGCGGGAGCGAATGGGAAAAATTCTCGCAGGAGTTATTGGATTGGCGCTTGTTGCCTTTATTGCCGGTGAGGTAATAAAGTCGGGAAGCTCTTTTTTTAAAGGAAACGTAAACGATATAGGCGAAGTTAACGGCCAGGCAATAGCCTACCGCGATTTTAGCCAGCGTTTAGAGCAAAGCACACAGCAGTTTAAACAACAATCGGGGCAAAGCTTAACCCCACAGATAAACAATTATCTGCAGGAAACCACCTGGAATACTTTATTAACGCAATTGTTGTTAAATAAAGAGGTAGACAGAGTAGGCATTGTGGTAGGCGAGGCAGAAAGCCAGGCTATGATAAGCGGTAACAACCCCGACCCGCAGATACAACGCCAGTTTGTTGACCAGCAAACCGGACAGTTTGATAAAAATAAGCTTAACCAGTTTTTACAGTACCTGCAAACACCAAAGGCAGACCCTGCACAATTAGCTGCTTGGACTGATTTTGTAAAGCAACTTATCGAAGCTAAAAAGCAACAAAAATACATGGCCTTGGTAAGCAATGGTTTGTATGTAAACTCGCTTGATGCCCAGGACGATTACCTTGCTAAAAATAAATTAGCCAGCTTTAAATATACCACGCTTGATTATGCATCAATACCTGATAGCAAAATTAAGCTTACTGATGACGATTACAGCGAATACTACAACGATCATAAGCCCGAGTTTAAAAACACCCAGGAATTAAGAAGCTTTGAATACATCAGCTTTAACGCCGCACCATCAAAAGAAGACTCTTTAAGTGTAAAGGCACAGGTAGATAAACTATTGGCTGATTTTAAAGCCACACCTAACGATTCGTTATTTGTACAGATAAACTCTGAAACAAAAGCACCGTTGGTTTATCAGCATAAAGGCCAGCTTGATCCAAAGCTGGATTCGGTAATGTTTGGTGCCGATAAAGGTTTTGTTTATGGCCCTTACCTTGCAGGTGGCAGCTACAAAATAGCTAAGCTTATTGATGCAAGAGTAGGCCCTGATTCTGTTAGAGCAAGGCATATTTTAATTAACCCTGCTACCGAAGGCGGTGTTGATAAAGCTGTTGCAAAAGCAGACTCGCTTAAAAAACTAATACAAGGCGGCGCATCATTTGCCGACCTTGCCCGCAAGTTTTCAATTGATGGATCGGCCCAAAAAGGTGGCGAGTTGCCAACATTTGGTCGTGGCGCTATGATCCCTGCGTTTGAAGATGCCGTATTTAACGGTAAAAAAGGCGATGTTAAAGTAATTACAACCCAATACGGTGTACACTTAATAGAAATTGAAGATCAAAAAGGTTCATCAAAAGTAGTTAAGGTAGCCGTGGTTGATAAACCATTAGCGCCAAGCAGCAAAACACAATCGGCTATATACAGCAAGGCACAAAGTTTCTTAGGCTCGTTATCTGCCGATAACTTTGATGCAAAAGCTAAAAGCGCAGGTTTACCTGTTAAAACTGCTGATGATGTAAATGGCACAGCAGCAAGCCTGCCGGGCCTTGATAATGCACGCGATATAGTTAAATGGGCGTTTAAGGCAGAAAAAGGTGATTTCTCTGACCAGGTATTTGCCGCAGGCGACCAGTATGTGGTAGCCCACTTAACGCAAATAAAACCTGAGGGCATATTACCTTTAGATGTTATTAAAAAACAATTAGAGCCAATGGTTAAAATTCGTGTTAAGGCAAAACAACTTAGCGCAAGATTACAATCGGCGCTAAACGGTGCTTCTTCAATTGACCAGGTTGCTCAAAAAGCCGGTTCAACTGTAGTGCCTTTGCAAAATATAGTGTTTGCTAACCCTGTAATTCCGGGTGCAGCAGCCGAGTATAAGGTAGTGGGTACAGTGTTTGGTTCGCAGCCAAATAAACTGTCAAAACCTATCGAGGGCCAAAACGGTGTGTTTGTAACCGTATTAGAAGGCTTTACAAACCCTGCACAATTAACCAATGCTGTTAGAGAGAAACAACAAATGGGCCAGGCTATACTGCAACGTTCGCAAAACGAGGTGCTTGATGCGCTGAAAGATAAGGCGAATGTAAAAGATAACCGCGCTAAGTTCTTATAA
- a CDS encoding type III pantothenate kinase, whose translation MTNLVIDIGNTLTKIAVFENDDLLKVEQYQQPDTNDVNGFLNAYTINRVIISSVKTEQQAWQTTLLQKFKVIHFNSSITAGINNHYKTPLTLGTDRLAAIIGANHLYPGKNNVVISGGTCITYDFVDAGANYFGGSISPGLNMRYKAVNHFTAALPLIAADENFEAGYGNDTTTAIRSGVQNGIKYELQGFITNYIKNQQEYNIILSGGDSIFFDTLLKNSIFAPYIKIEPYLVLKGLNAAIQQHND comes from the coding sequence ATGACAAACCTGGTTATTGATATTGGCAACACCTTAACCAAGATCGCCGTTTTTGAGAATGATGATCTGCTAAAAGTGGAGCAATACCAGCAGCCGGATACTAACGATGTAAATGGTTTTTTAAACGCTTACACCATCAACAGGGTAATTATATCATCAGTAAAAACAGAACAACAAGCCTGGCAAACGACACTGCTGCAAAAATTTAAAGTAATACACTTTAACAGCAGTATTACAGCAGGAATAAATAATCATTATAAAACACCCCTAACGCTTGGTACTGATCGCCTGGCGGCAATAATAGGCGCAAATCATTTATATCCCGGTAAAAACAATGTAGTGATAAGCGGGGGTACCTGCATCACCTACGATTTTGTAGATGCCGGCGCAAATTATTTTGGCGGCAGTATATCACCGGGGTTAAATATGCGTTATAAAGCGGTTAATCATTTCACAGCGGCCTTGCCTTTAATAGCAGCCGATGAAAATTTTGAAGCCGGCTACGGTAACGATACCACCACGGCCATACGGTCGGGTGTGCAAAACGGGATAAAATATGAGCTGCAAGGGTTCATAACAAATTATATAAAAAACCAACAGGAGTACAATATTATACTAAGCGGGGGCGATAGTATTTTTTTTGATACTCTATTGAAAAATAGCATCTTTGCCCCCTATATTAAAATTGAGCCTTACCTGGTTCTTAAAGGATTAAACGCAGCTATACAACAGCATAATGATTAG